Genomic segment of Eupeodes corollae chromosome 2, idEupCoro1.1, whole genome shotgun sequence:
TAACCCCTACTTTCAGTTGATCGTGCGAAAACTACCAAAAGCATATTTGTCTGCTAAAAAACTCCTCGGCCGAGCTATAAGCCTATCTCagcttgtattttgtatttcttttccaatttttcatGGAACCCgtttatacaaaacattaaatggaattatgcaaaaaataaattaatcactgagtaataaagtttaattttaagttgaatgaaaaaacatgatcaactgtcattttcacATGAGTAGACTTAAGTTCATagtggctgcgttcaatctcgtgttggatagggtatcttggataggtttaattttagataccttgttgaaggagttggatagctgtattgcaAAAAGCAGAGAAGCATTAAAGTTTCGAAGCAAAAATTGTTATAATGttatttaatggataattcaactgattcgtcgaacggtgatgaattgataggtgcttaaaaatttaacaaataagagataaccttaatctttaatctatgttaaatttcttcttaactcaattggaattctatatgattaataatttactttcgaaATCTCCGGTTTAaaacgatttacgtttaacagaaaactttCCTAATAGAAACGAGGACcattatgaagtgacaatacctGGATATAGTTTGGAAGAGTTTTGATCTTATTGCTGAGGCAAATAGCGTCTTCATCgcctattatgtacagaacatcctcaaatccaacttaaactaacattttttgtttaccaacaaatacaaaaagctgaaataaatttgtaagtttcttgaaattcaaccatgtgttgaatcagctgttctgtcagagaCCTACGAGACCTcgtacataccccagaaattcttggttAACTTTGggttccttttttgacatctcagctgtttttgatcagctgttatttttcacgtaaaacactaacaaaaaggtatccggctgccctatctgtctgagattaaaCGCAGCCAGTTAGTTTAAGAGAGACTTTTCTTGACTTTCCAAaatagttgccttaattggaacgCAATTTTTTGGGAGCTAACCAATCAAATACCTAAAACTAGCCTTATTTTCAAGTCCATTATGTTGTCTGTAGTGACAGCGAGATAAAATTATAAGACGTCAAAGTCAATCACATCAAAATAGTCAAATGTAAACACAGCCTTAGAGATTGTCAAATTAAATGCAAGATGTCTTTCTAGTTTATCTTAACTTAATTCAtcattaaacaaattcaaaatagacATTAACCCTGATTACGTATGTCGTTAAATTAAAACGACACAGCTTTAGGATTTATAGTTTTTCTGTTGTCTTAATTAAATGACAACCTTAATTAGGTTGACTGACCTTACAAGATACAGTTTACACATAAATTAGTCTTACTTTGTGCTAGGATTCATATGATGTACTCTTTGAGGCACCTCCTTGGTGACAAAGTAACTGGGTGACTTTTCCATTGTAATTTGCCCCTCTATAGTGTATGGCATATGATGGCGATACCAATGCAGACCTCGATTATAATGTCTATCGAAAAAATGAACCTCACACCCAGCAGCTCGCACATCTGGATGTAGCCGGATAAATTCCAATAGTGCACGAGTTCCACTCTTTTTCACACCAATTATAAGAGTATCCGGCAAATGGCGTGACGGTCGCAATCCTTGTTGTCGAAGAAATCTGTACTTAGGTGAGCCATCTATTTCCGTATAGTTGTACATCAATGGTACTATTCGAACAATAGATCCTAGGATTTTTATTTCCGGTGGTTCTGTCATAACAACTGGAGACATTACACTTTCCACAGAGCTTTGAAACGAATGCTAATAATATGGATATACATTATTGAGTGTACACTAaatataagaatttttaaagataagaaTTTATCATTTATGTATTACCCTTTTAAAAGATCGATTTATACGTGGCATTAAACACGAATTAAATGTATATGAAACATATAAAACAGATAtgcaaactaaaaatataatcgCTACCGTGCGATTACTTAGATTGGAATACCAATTcgcaaacattttttcttctttttaaatccGACAACAAacgattttacataaaattcacCGCAATCATCTAAGGAATACATTTACactcaaaacttaattttctatatattttttaagtgattctaaaaacatttttaaataaaataaaaaaatttaacttcttttttagaTTGTGGAGGAATTGATTATgtaaaatttgtgtaaaaatcGACTTTTCAAAAGATAGAACCCTTCAATTAGACAGATGCATGTACATGCAcagttctttcatttttgtttgtgttttcttttttatttttcaaggcaTTTAGATGGAAATCTatcaatttcattcataaaataatgtttggtttttgtttgtatctgcgcattgaaaagtttttagaaaattgagAATTACAAAAGGGATGGATTTTGTAACTGTTATACTTTGTACATTCAAACATGAATCAGTACCTATCACAGCTAAGGGCAGTTTCACAGGGTGCTCAAGAAGTGATACATCAATTTGCATTTCATCAAGTATTAGAGccattagttaaaaaaatgatatttttgtcaCCCTTAAATAACGCacttgttttaaacaatttcccaACTTTAGCattgttgttgattttaaatttaaaaagaaggcTTTTAATCTTGGAAGGGGGGGGTTTCACACCGTTACCAAAACGACAAGATTTTGAGCAccgcatacaatttttttttcatgttctGTAAAGGGGgctgatattaaaaaaaaaagtccgcaaaatcaattttaactccAGATTTTTGTACAGATTTGCATATTCACGCCACAAAATATCTGTACAAGTTGACGAACTTgagcaaataataaaattattctgaTTTCTACATACTTAAATGTGCAAACCGCACAAACAACCCCGCTGCAGTCCGACctctctcccacctgcgtgaaCCACCTGAAtcgcggttttcctctactgctGTCCaaaggattggattcgaagactttccgtgcTGGAGGTTTGGTGTAAATTTGCCCTACATAATCCAGCGATCAAAGTCGTtcaacttttattcttttaaccaagTGAGGTTCGCTGTACATGT
This window contains:
- the LOC129946138 gene encoding heparan sulfate glucosamine 3-O-sulfotransferase 6, with the protein product MFANWYSNLSNRTVAIIFLVCISVLYVSYTFNSCLMPRINRSFKRHSFQSSVESVMSPVVMTEPPEIKILGSIVRIVPLMYNYTEIDGSPKYRFLRQQGLRPSRHLPDTLIIGVKKSGTRALLEFIRLHPDVRAAGCEVHFFDRHYNRGLHWYRHHMPYTIEGQITMEKSPSYFVTKEVPQRVHHMNPSTKLLVVVRDPVTRAISDYTQAASKKTDMKKFEQLAFMNGSFEVVDTTWSPVKIGVYSKHLEKWLQYFPLSQLLFISGERLIVDPAFEIGRVQDFLGLKRVVTEKHFYFNSTKGFPCLFKSEAKSTPHCLGKTKGRNHPFIDPAAIERLREFYRPFNNKFYQMTNINFGWP